The segment GCGCAGGTTCTTCTCGGTCTCGCCCTGGTACTTGTTGTAGAGCGTGCCGAAGTCCAGCCGCACCAGCGGCACGCTGAAGCCGCCGGCGATCGCCTTGGCCGCCAGGCTCTTGCCGCAGCCCTGCACGCCGAGCAGCAGCAGACCCTTCGGCGGGTCGAGCATCGGCACCGATTCGGGCGACAGGAACACCGCGCGCCGCCGCTGCACCCACTCGCGCACACGGCGCACGCCGGCGACGTCGGCGAAGCTGGCGGTGGCGTATTCGTAGTGCAGCAGGCCGGAGCGGTTGAGCAGCTCGAACTTCGACTGCATCAGCTCGGGCAGGTCGTGCTGGCCGAGTGCGCCGTCGTTGTAGATCAGCTTGCGCACGATGCGCCGCGCATCGGAGGCGGACAGGCCGACCAGGTTGCGCACGATGGTGCGTGCGGCCTCGTTGTCCACCTCCAGCCGGCGGCCGTGTTCGCGCTGCCAGGCAGCCGCCTCGCCCCGCATGATGCCGGCCAGTTCCTTGAGGTCCGGCAGCGCCAGCGGCACGCGCAGGGCGAGTGCTTCCAGCTCCTCCGGCAGCTCCACCCGGGCGCCGACCAGCACCACCGTGTGGGCGGCCGAGCGTTGCCGCTGCACGATCTCGCGCAGCATGCGCTGGCTCATCGCGTAGCGCACCAGCGGGTGGAAATCGAACAGCAGGAACACGCCGGGATCGGGCGCGCTGCGGATCGCTTCCAGCGTGGTGGTGACGTCCGGGGGTACGTCCGGGTCGGCGTGGGCGAAATCCAGCCGGCCCAGGCCATCGGTGATCGTCCAGCGCCACAGAGGGCGCAGCGATTGCGCGATGACGTGCCGGAAGCAGTCGATCACCCGCTGCTCGTCCACCGTTTCGATCACCAGCAGCGGCGTCGTGGCGCGCACCAGCGTGGTGAGGTCCTGCAGTTCGCTCATGCCTGCCCCTCGATGAGGCCGGTAACGGTAGCAGAGCCCGCCGGCAACGGTCGCGAAGTTTCACGTGACCGGTATATGGTGGCCCGGTACCCCCACCGAGGATCGTCCCATGCGCATGCTTGCCGTCCTCCTGGCGCTGGTCGCCCTGCCTGCGTCCGCCGCCATCCACCTCGACCGGCTGACCCTGCCCAAGGGTTTCCACATCGCCGTGTACGCCGACCAGGTGCCGAACGCCCGCGAGATCGCGATCGGTGCGAAGGGCACAGTGTTCGTCGGCTCCAACGACGCCGGCAAGGTCTACGCGCTCACCGACCGCAACGGCGATGGTGTGGCCGACCAGGTGCGGGTGATCGCCAGCGGGCTGACCCTGCCGGTCGGCGTGGCGTTCAGGAATGGCGATCTGTACGTGTCGGCGGTGAGCCGGATCCTGGTGCTGCGCGATATCGAGAACCACCTCGACGACCCGCCCGCGCCGCAGCTGGTCAGCGATGCCTTTCCCACCGCCATGCACCACGGCTGGAAGTTCATCGCGTTCGGTCCGGACGGCAAGCTGTACGTGCCGATCGGCGCGCCGTGCAATGTCTGCGACCGCGGCAAGGCCTACGCCAAGATCACCCGCATGAACGCCGACGGCAGCGATCTGGAGGATGTCGCCTACGGCATTCGCAACTCGGTCGGCTTCGACTGGCAGCCGGGCACCGGGCGCCTGTGGTTCACCTCCAACGGGCGCGACCTGATGGGCGACGACATGCCCAGCGACACGCTCAACGAGGTCACCCGCATCGGCCAGGATTTCGGCTTTCCGTTCTGCCACCAGGGCGACACGCTCGACCCGGAGTTCGGCAAGGGCAAACGCTGCAGCGACTACCGTGCGCCGGCGCTCAAGCTCGGCCCGCATGTCGCCTCGGTGGGCATGCGCTTCTACACCGGGCACCAGTTCCCGGCCAGCTACGGGGGCGCGATCCTGATTGCCGAGCATGGCTCGTGGAACCGCACGAAGAAGTCCGGCTATCGGGTGATGACGGTGCGGCTGAAGGGGGACAAGGTGCTGTCGTACGAGCCGCTGGTGACCGGATTCATGCAGGACGAGAAGGCCTGGGGCCGCCCGGCCGACGTGCAGATGCTGCCCGACGGCAGTGTGCTGATCAGCGACGATCTGGCCGGCGCGGTGTACCGGGTGACCTACGATGGGCCGGGGGCGGGTCGGAAGGGTGACTGAATCTTCAGGTGATTCAGGTACTTCTTCACGTGAGCGAGGCGTCCGGTATGGAGTAATGGCCCCACCGGGCAAGTAGCTGCCCACCGTCAATTCGTCCCCATGAGGATTGCGCCATGCTTCATTACGCTCTGGTTTTCCTGGTCATTGCCATCATTGCCGCCGTCTTCGGGTTTGGCGGCATCGCCGGTGCCGCGGCAGGCATCGCGAAGATCCTGTTCGTGATCTTCCTGGTGCTGGCCGTGGTGGCCTTCTTCCGCCGCGCCACCAGGTAGCTCCGCTGTCCCCTTCGCCACGTCGATCCACTGCCCCGGGAGTCACTCCATGAACAAGCCCGCCGATATCGCCAGCTCTGCCGCCGAACGTCCGAACGCCGCCGTGCGCATCGAGGAAGGCGCCGAGCGCGTCAAGCAGGCCACCTCGCACGCGGTGTCCAGCACCAAGGAAGCGGTCGACCGTGCCGCCGACCGGGTCGAGGAAGGTCTGCACCGCGCCACCGACAAGGCCGCCGGTGCCGCCACCCATGCCACCGAGAAGGCCGCCGAGTACGGTGAGCGCGGCCGCGAGGCCTACGACCAGGCCCGCGACCGTGCTGAGGACTGGATGGACCAGGCCCGCGACTACGTCCGCGAGAAGCCGCTGCAGTCGATGGCCATCGCGCTGGGCGCCGGCTGGCTGCTCGGCCGCCTGCTGCGTCGCTGATCCGCTTCCCGCGCACCGGACCTGATGCATGGATGAGACCCCGCGCGGCGAGGCCGCTGCCGAGACCCCGTCGGACCCGGAGGTGCCGTCGCGCCTGCTGGACGAACTGGGGCGCCTCGTCCGTGCCGTGCGACACCTGTTCGGAGCGCAATGGCGGCTGTTCCTGGCCGAGCTGTCGCTGGCGCGAGGCGCGGTCTCGTTGCTGCTCGCGCTCGGCCTCGTCGCCACCGTGGCCGGCGTCGGCCTGGGCCTCACCGTGCTGGCGCTGATCGGCGTGGCGCTGGCGCGCTGGTTCGATTCCTGGCTGTGGGCGCTCGCCGTGCTGGTGCTGCTGCAGGGCGCGGTGCTGACCGCGGCGATCATGCTGTTCCGGCGAGCGCTGCACTGGCTCAGCCTGCCGGCGACGCGCGGCGAGTTCGGTGCGATGATGCGCAGCGCGGCGGCCAAGGCCCGCGAAGCGGATGCCGCTGCCACCGATCCTTCTCGGACTTCTTCTCCATGAGCGTGACCCGTCGACTCGCCAAGGTCCGCCTCGCCCAGGCCGAGGTCCGTGCCGCGCGCGCCGAACTGGACGAGCCGGCGCAGGCCTTGCTGCAACGCGTGCGCGACTACCCGGTCGCCAGCGTGAGCGTGGCGGCCGGTGCGGGCGTGGTGCTGGGTCAGCTCGACGTGCATCCGCTGCGGGTGCCGGGGGTGGGGTCCCTGCTCGGTAGTGGCCTGCTGCCGCTGGTGACCCAGGGCGTGCGCCTGCTGGTCGAGAACGGGCTGGACGGACTGGTCGACCCGGACGGCGGCGATCAGGACCCGCCGGATACCCCATGAGCCATACCGACCCTGCGCCGGGAGCTGGCGTCGAGCCGGCGCCGGCCCCGTCGTCTGCGCCCCTGCCGGTCGTGGCCCCGCTGCCGTCGGTGCCGCGGATCGAGCGTCGTCGTTCCCGCGACCCGCATGGGGCACGCGGGCACATCCGTGCGCTCCGTTTCACCCTCAGCACGCTGCTGCTGCTGGCGGTGCTCTACACCATCGTCGTGATCAAGGTGCTGTTGATCCCACTGGTGCTCGCCGCCTTTCTCGGCGTGGCGCTCAATCCGATCGTCGCCTTCGGTGCGCGGTGCCACCTGCCGCGCTGGCTCAGCGCCAGTCTGCTGATGGTCGCCCTGATGGGGGGTATCGGCGCCGGCGCCACCGCCCTGGCGCAGCCGGCCCTGGGCTGGTTCCACGACGCGCCGGCCGCGTTGCGCAATTTCGTGCCCAAGCTCAAGGGCATCACCCGACCGCTGGAAGCGGCCAGTCGCGCCACCCAGAGCCTGGTCAACGGCCAGGTCGCGGTGCGCGTGCAGCCGCCGCGGCAGGCGTCGGTGGCGGTCACCGCCTGGGACGTGTTGGCCGCGGCGCCGAAGGTGCTCGCCGCCGTGCTGACCGTGACGCTGCTGGTGTTCTTCTTCCTGATCTACGGCGACGACCTGCTGCGTCGGCTGGTGGAGATCATCCCCAGCTTCCACCACAAGCGGCACGCGGTGAGCATCGTGCGCAGCATCCAGACCGAGGTCTCGCACTACATCCTGATCACCACGCTGATCAACATGACGCTGGGCGCGGTGACCGCCTTCATGCTGTGGCTGCTGCACGTGCCCGACCCGCTGCTGTGGGGCAGCATCGCGATGATCGCGAACTTCATTCCCTACGTCGGCGCGATCACCACCGCCACCATCCTGCTGCTGGTCGGCATGATGAATTTCCGCGAGCTGACCCAGGCACTGCTGCCGGCGCTGGTGTTCGCCAGCATCACGGTGGTTGAGGGCAACCTGGTGACGCCGATGATCCTCGGCCGGCGCATGCGGGTGAGCCCGGTGGCGATCCTGATCTGGCTGCTGCTGTGGGGCTTCCTGTGGGGCATCCCCGGCGCGCTGCTGGCGGTGCCGATGCTGACCAGCGCCAAGCTGATTGCCGAGCGCGTACCCAACTGGCGCTGGTTCGCATTGATGGTGCAGCGCTAGCGCCGTCTATCCAGCGCCGCCATCCCTGGCGACGCGTCCCGGATCGTTCCTCAGTCGGCTTTCGCCACCGCGCTGCACTGCACGTCGCCGCAGGCCTGCCAGCCGCCGCCCAGGGCCTTGTACAGGGCGATCGCCTGCAGGTTCACGCCCGCTTCGGCGGCGGCCAGCTGGTCTTCGGCCGCAAGCTGGGTCCGCTCCGCGTCCAGCAGTTCCAGATAGTCGGCGGCGCCGGCCTCGTAGCGGGCCCTGGCCAGCGACGCCGCGTGCCGGCTCTGGTCGGCCTGCTCGACCAGGTGCTGTACCCGCTCGCGTTGCTGGTTGTAGCCGACCAGCGCGTTGTCCACATCCTCCAGCGCGCGCAGCACGGTGCGCTGGTAGTTGGCACGGGCTTCGTCGGCACGCGCCTCGCTGGCCTTCACGCCGGAGCGCACCCGCTGCACGTTGAGGCCGTCCCAGCGGATGCTCGGCGCCACCGACCAGGCGCGGGTCGCGGGGCTGCCGAAGTCGTTGCTGCGCCCGGCCAGGAAGCCGACGAACCCGCCCAGCGAGACATGCGGGAACCAGTCCGCCTTGGCCACGCCGATCCGCGCGTTGGCGGCGGCCAGCTCGCGTTCGGTGACGCGGATGTCCGGCCGGCGCGCCAGCACGTCGTCGGCGTGGCCGATCGGCAGCACCGTGTCGACCGGCTTGAAGCCCCGGGGCGACAGGTCGATGTCCAGCGCGCCCGGACGCTCGCCGAGCAGCACCGCCAGATGGAAGCGGTCGGCCTGCGCCTGGGTTTCCAGCAGCGGCAGCTGGGCCTGCACGCCGGCGAGGCGGGCGCGGGCGCTGGCCACGTCCTGGTCCGAGCCGGTGCCGATTTCGGCGCGGCTGGCGATCAGCTTCAGCGAGGCCTGCTGGTTGGCGATGTCGCGGCGCGCCACGTCCTGCCGCAACTGGGTGCCGCGCAGGTCGAAGTAGTAGCGCGCCACCTCGGCGAACAGGCTGACCTGCGCGTCCTGCAGCGCGGCCTCGCCGGCGTCGCTGTCGGCGCGGGCGGCTTCCACCGAGCGCCGCACGCCGCCGAACAGGTCCAGCTCCCAGCTGGCGTCGAAGCCGGCCTGGTAGCTGGTGACCGTGTTGCGCTGGCTGCTGAAGCCGGGCGTCTGTTCGCGGCTGCGGCTGTACGCGGCGGTGGTCTGGATGTCCGGCCACTGCTGTGACTCGGCCGTGCCGAGCAACGCGCGCGACTGCTTCAGCCGGGCCACGGCGATCTTCAGCTCAGGGCTGTTCTTCGCCGCGCGGGCGATCAGTGCGTCCAGCGTGGGATCGCCGAACTGCTTCCACCAGGCGGCCTGGAACGCTGCGTCCGACTGCCGCGTGGCGTCGACGCCCTGCAGCGCCACCGGCTTTTCCGTGGGCCGGTGGTAGTCCGGTCCCACGCTGATGCAGCCGGCCAGCAACAGGGCGCCGGCGAGCGCGCTCCAACGGATCGGGTGATTCATCTCAATGCTCCTCGAGGGCCGGGGCCGACAGCTGCGCGGCGCGGGCGGCCTTGCGGGCGGCGCGACGCTCGGCGGCGCGCTCGCTCCAGCCACGGATCAACACGTAGAACAGCGGGGTGAAGGCCAGCCCGAAGAAGGTGACGCCGAGCATGCCGGAGAACACCGCCACGCCCATCGCGTGGCGCATCTCGGCGCCGGCGCCGTGCGAGAGCACCAGCGGCACCACGCCCATGATGAAGGCGAACGAGGTCATCAGGATCGGGCGCAAGCGCAGCCGCGCCGCTTCCAGCACCGCCTGCACGCGGTCCAGGCCTTCCAGGATCTGCGCTTCGCGGGCGAACTCGACGATCAGGATCGCGTTCTTGCAGGCCAGGCCGACCAGCACGATCAGGCCGATCTGGGTGAAGATGTTGTTGTCGCCACCGCTCAGCCACACGCCCACGATCGCGGACAACAGCACCATCGGCACGATCAGGATCACCGCCAGCGGCAGGGTCACGCTCTCGTACAGCGAGGCCAGCACCAGGAACACCAGCAGCACGCACAGCGGGAACACCAGCACCGCGGTGTTGCCGGCGAGGATCTGCTGGTAGGTCAGCTCGGTCCACTCGAACGTCATGCCGTTGGGCAGGGTCTTGTGGGCCAGCTGCTCGATCGCCGCCTGCGCCTGGCCCGAGCTGTACCCCGGTGCCGGGCCGCCGTTGATCTCGGCGGTGGGGAAGCCGTTGTAGTGCATCACGCGGTCCGGGCCCACGGTCTGGCTGACCCGGACGAACGAGCCCAGCGGCACCATCTGCCCGGCGGCGTTGCGCGTCTTCAGCTGGGTGATGTCCTCCGGCTCGCGGCGGAAGCGCGGCTCGGCGGAGAGGTTCACCTGGTAGGTGCGTCCGAAGCGGTTGAAGTCGTTCACGTACAGCGAGCCCAGGTAGGCCTGCATGGTCTGGTAGACGTCGGCCAGGTCCACGCCCTCGGCCTTGGCCTTCTCGCGGTCCACCTCGGCGTCGATCTGCGGCACCGCCACCTGGTAGCTGGAGAACAGCCCGGCCAGTGCCGGCTCCTTGCGGCTTGCCGCGATCAGGTTCTGGGTCTGCTTGTACAGCTCCTGGTAGCCGAGGTCGCCACGGTCCTCCACCTGCAGGCGGAAGCCGCCGATGGTGCCCAGGCCCTGCACGGGCGGCGGCGGGAAGATCGCGATGTAGGCGTCCTGGATCGCCGCGAACTTCTGGTTCAGCGCACCGGCGATCGCCCCGGCCGACAACGACGGATCGCGCCGCTGGTCGAACGGATTGAGCGTGACGAACACGATGCCGCTGTTCGGCGAGTTGGTGAAGCCGTTGATCGACAGGCCGGGAAACGCCACCGCGTTCTCCACGCCCGGCTGCTTCAGCGCGATCGCGCTCATGCGGCGGATCACGTCCTCCGAGCGGTCCAGCGAGGCGGCGTCGGGCAGCTGCGCGAACGACACCAGGTACTGCTTGTCCTGCGCCGGCACGAAACCGGTCGGCACCTTGGCGAAGCCGAACAGGCCCAGCAGCACCAGGCCGGCGTAGATCACCAGCGCGATCGAGCCCTTGCCCAGCACCCGCTTCACGCCGCCGACGTAGCCGTTGGCGCTGCGCACGAAGAAGCGGTTGAACGGGCGGAACAGCCAGCCGAAGCCGCGGTCGATGGCGCGGCTCAGGCGGTCCTTCGGCGCGCCGCGTTCCTGCAGCAGCAGCGCGGACAGCGCCGGGCTCAGGGTCAGCGAGTTGAACGCCGAGATCACCGTGGAGATCGCGATGGTCAGCGCGAACTGGCGATAGAACTCGCCGGTGAGTCCGCTGATGAAGGCGGCCGGCACGAACACCGCGCACAGCACCAGCGCCGTGGCCACGATCGGCCCGGTCACCTCCTTCATCGCCTGCTTGGTCGCCTCGCGCGGCGCCATGCCGTGCTCGATGTGCCGCTCGACGTTCTCCACCACCACGATCGCGTCGTCGACCACGATGCCGATCGCCAGCACCAGGCCGAACAGGCTCAGCGCGTTGAGCGAGAAGCCGGCGAGGTGCATCACCGCGAAGGTGCCGACCAGCGACACCGGCACCGCGACCAGCGGGATCACGGACGCACGCCAGGTCTGCAGGAACAGGATCACCACCAGCACCACCAGCACGATCGCCTCGAACAGCGTGTGCACCACCGCCTCGATCGAGCCACGCACGAACACGGTGGGGTCGTAGACGATGCGGTAGTCCACGCCCTGCGGGAAATCCTTCTTCAGCCCGGCCATCAGGGTGCGGACCTCGTTGGAGATCTGGATCGCGTTGGAGCCGGGGCGGGCGAACACCGGCAACGCCACCGCCGGCTTGTTGTCGAGCAGGCTGCGCAGCGCGTAGTTGTTCGAACCGAGCTCGACGCGGGCGACGTCACGCAGGTGGGTCACCGCGCCGTCCTTGGCGGTGCGCACCACGATGTTGCGGAAGTCGTCCGCACTGACCAGCCGGCCACGGGTGTTGATGTTGAGCTGGAACGCCGCGTTGCCACGGTCCGGCGGCGCGTTCAGCGCGCCGGCGGCGACGTCGACGTTCTGTTCCTGGATCGCGTGCACGATGTCGCCGGTGGTCAGGCCGCGCTGGGCCATGCGGTCCGGGTCCAGCCACACACGCATGCTGTACTCGCCGGCGCCGAAGATCTGCACGTCGCCGACGCCGTCCAGGCGGGCAAGCTGGTCCTTGATGTGCAGGCGCGCGTAGTTCGACAGGTACAGCATGTCGTAGCGCTGGTCCGGCGAGATCAGGTGCACCACCATGGTCAGGTCAGGCGAGCTCTTCTGCGTGGTCACGCCGAGTCGCTGCACTTCCTCCGGCAGGCGCGGCAGCGCCTGCGCCACACGGTTCTGCACCTGCACCTGGGCGTTGTCCAGGTCGGTGCCGAGGGCGAAGGTGACGGTCAGCGTCATCGCACCGTCGCTGGTCGCCTGCGAGGAGGTGTAGAGCATGCCTTCCACGCCGTTGATCTGGGTTTCCAGCGGCGTGGCGACGGTCTCGGCGATCACCTTGGGGTTGGCGCCGGGGTAGCTGGCGCGCACCACCACGGTGGGCGGCACCACCTCCGGGTACTCGCTGATCGGCAACTGGAACAGCGAGATCGCACCGGCGATGACGATCAGCACCGACAGCACGCCGGCGAGGATCGGTCGATCGACGAAGTATTGGGCGAGTTTCATGGGATCAGTCCTGGGCGCGGGTCAGCGCCGGGCCCTGCGACGGATTGCTGCCGCCGGAGGCCAGTTGGGTATCGGGGTCCAGGCTGCGCGACTCCATCGACACGCGGGTCGCGTTCACCGGCATGCCGGGGCGCACGTGCTGCAGGCCGTTCACCACCACCACGTCGTCGGCGCCGAGGCCGTGCTCGATCACGCGCAGGCCGTCGACCAGCGGGCCGGTGGTGACCTTGCGGTAGCTCACCGTGCCGTCCTTGCCGAGCACGTAGACGAACTTGTTGCCCAGATCGGTGCCGACGGCGCGGTCGTCGATCAGTGCACGCGGCTTGGCGCTGTCGGTGCGCAGCTGCAGGCGCACGTACAGGCCCGGGGTGTAGCGGCCGTCGGTGTTGTCGAACACCGCGCGCAGGCGGATGGTGCCGCTGGCGGTGTCGAGCTGGTTGTCGACGAAGTCGAGGCGGCCGGCATGGGGGAAGCCGGACTCGTCCGCCAGGGCCATCGCCACCTGCGGCGGGCTGCGGTGGTCGCGGCGCAGGTGGTCGAGCTCGAGGTAGCTGTGCTCGTCGACGTCGAAATACGCGTAGACCGGATTCACGCTGACCACGCTGGTCAGCACGTCGGCGGGCGTCACCAGGTTGCCGGCGGTGATTTCGGCATTGCCGACGCGGCCGTCGATCGGCGCGCGCACCTCGGTGAACTCGCGGTTGAGCTGCGCGGCGTCCAGCGCGGCGGCGGTCGCGGCGATCTGCGAGCGGGCACTGGCGGCGGCGGTGTCCAGCCGGTCGGCCTCCTCGCGCGAGATCGCATGCTGGGCCACCAGCCGCGTGCCGCGCGCGGCATTCTCTTCGGCCAGCTTCGCCTCGGCACGGGCCTGGGCGAGATTGGCCCGCAGGCGGTCGACCTCGGCCTGGTAGGGCCGGGGATCGATGCGGAACAGCAGCTCACCCTTGTGTACCAGCGTGCCTTCCTTGAACAGCACGCTGTCGATGTAGCCGCTGACGCGCGGGTGCACCTGCACGGTGTCGACGGCCTGCAGGTGGCCGGTGAACTGGGCGGTGTCGCCGACGGCGCGGACCAGGGTCCGGGCGACGGTGACGGCGGGCGGCGGTGGCGCGGCCTGCGCCTGGCTGCCGCCGTGATGGTCCAGGACGGCCCAGCTGCCGGCGGCGAGCGCCACGGCGAGGGCGATGAAGATCCAGCGTTTCTGCATGACGGGCTCCCTGAGCAACGTGCGCCGAACCGGGGGGAGTCGGCGAGGCCCGGGAGAATAGGTACACTGTCCGGTATAGAAAACCGTCGTTTGGTGCAATGCAATGGTGACTGTCAGTCACCAATCGCCTGAGGAAAGCCCTGATGGAAGACTTTTCCGCTATCTCAGTCTTCGTTCGCGTGGTCGAGGCCAACAGCTTCGCCGCCGCCGCCGCCCAGCTCGGCATGACGCCTTCCGGGGTCAGTCGCGCGGTGTCCCGGCTGGAAGCCCGGCTCGGCGCGCGGCTGCTGTTCCGCTCCACCCGCTCGCTGCGGCTGACCGAGGACGGCGCGGCCTTCCATGCCCGCTGCAGGGAGATCCTCGCCGACCTCAGCGAGGCGACCGAGGCGCTGGGCGAGGCCAGCCGCGAGCCGGCCGGCAAGTTGCGTGTGGGGTTGTCATTGGGCGTGGGACGGGCCGCGCTGATCCCGCGCCTGGCCGAGTTCGAGAAGCGCTATCCCGACATCCGGCTCGAGTTGCTGATGAGCGACCTGCCCGGCGACCTCAACGGCGAGGGCATCGATTGCGCGATCCGCGTCGGCCAGCTGGAGGACTCCAGCCACATCGCGCACAAGATCGGTTACCTGCGCAACGTGGTGCTCGCCTCGCCCGATTACCTCACGCGGCATGGTGCCCCGGCCGGTATCGAGGACCTCAGGCACCATCGCTGCATCAACTACGTGTACCCGAACGGCAAGCCGCGGCAGTGGC is part of the Dyella thiooxydans genome and harbors:
- a CDS encoding AAA family ATPase yields the protein MSELQDLTTLVRATTPLLVIETVDEQRVIDCFRHVIAQSLRPLWRWTITDGLGRLDFAHADPDVPPDVTTTLEAIRSAPDPGVFLLFDFHPLVRYAMSQRMLREIVQRQRSAAHTVVLVGARVELPEELEALALRVPLALPDLKELAGIMRGEAAAWQREHGRRLEVDNEAARTIVRNLVGLSASDARRIVRKLIYNDGALGQHDLPELMQSKFELLNRSGLLHYEYATASFADVAGVRRVREWVQRRRAVFLSPESVPMLDPPKGLLLLGVQGCGKSLAAKAIAGGFSVPLVRLDFGTLYNKYQGETEKNLREALASTELLSPCVLWIDEIEKGLAGGGEDGGVSRRVLGYLLTWMAERKAKVFVVATANAVHELPAELLRKGRFDEIFFVDLPTEPVRAEIFRLHLERRKLPVENFDLPALAKASEGFSGAEIEQAIVSALYDAIGADATPDQAHLLAALGQTRPLSVLMHEQVDALRQWASGRCVPAD
- a CDS encoding PQQ-dependent sugar dehydrogenase, with translation MRMLAVLLALVALPASAAIHLDRLTLPKGFHIAVYADQVPNAREIAIGAKGTVFVGSNDAGKVYALTDRNGDGVADQVRVIASGLTLPVGVAFRNGDLYVSAVSRILVLRDIENHLDDPPAPQLVSDAFPTAMHHGWKFIAFGPDGKLYVPIGAPCNVCDRGKAYAKITRMNADGSDLEDVAYGIRNSVGFDWQPGTGRLWFTSNGRDLMGDDMPSDTLNEVTRIGQDFGFPFCHQGDTLDPEFGKGKRCSDYRAPALKLGPHVASVGMRFYTGHQFPASYGGAILIAEHGSWNRTKKSGYRVMTVRLKGDKVLSYEPLVTGFMQDEKAWGRPADVQMLPDGSVLISDDLAGAVYRVTYDGPGAGRKGD
- a CDS encoding DUF1328 domain-containing protein; protein product: MLHYALVFLVIAIIAAVFGFGGIAGAAAGIAKILFVIFLVLAVVAFFRRATR
- a CDS encoding DUF883 family protein, with the translated sequence MNKPADIASSAAERPNAAVRIEEGAERVKQATSHAVSSTKEAVDRAADRVEEGLHRATDKAAGAATHATEKAAEYGERGREAYDQARDRAEDWMDQARDYVREKPLQSMAIALGAGWLLGRLLRR
- a CDS encoding AI-2E family transporter — encoded protein: MSHTDPAPGAGVEPAPAPSSAPLPVVAPLPSVPRIERRRSRDPHGARGHIRALRFTLSTLLLLAVLYTIVVIKVLLIPLVLAAFLGVALNPIVAFGARCHLPRWLSASLLMVALMGGIGAGATALAQPALGWFHDAPAALRNFVPKLKGITRPLEAASRATQSLVNGQVAVRVQPPRQASVAVTAWDVLAAAPKVLAAVLTVTLLVFFFLIYGDDLLRRLVEIIPSFHHKRHAVSIVRSIQTEVSHYILITTLINMTLGAVTAFMLWLLHVPDPLLWGSIAMIANFIPYVGAITTATILLLVGMMNFRELTQALLPALVFASITVVEGNLVTPMILGRRMRVSPVAILIWLLLWGFLWGIPGALLAVPMLTSAKLIAERVPNWRWFALMVQR
- a CDS encoding efflux transporter outer membrane subunit, with amino-acid sequence MNHPIRWSALAGALLLAGCISVGPDYHRPTEKPVALQGVDATRQSDAAFQAAWWKQFGDPTLDALIARAAKNSPELKIAVARLKQSRALLGTAESQQWPDIQTTAAYSRSREQTPGFSSQRNTVTSYQAGFDASWELDLFGGVRRSVEAARADSDAGEAALQDAQVSLFAEVARYYFDLRGTQLRQDVARRDIANQQASLKLIASRAEIGTGSDQDVASARARLAGVQAQLPLLETQAQADRFHLAVLLGERPGALDIDLSPRGFKPVDTVLPIGHADDVLARRPDIRVTERELAAANARIGVAKADWFPHVSLGGFVGFLAGRSNDFGSPATRAWSVAPSIRWDGLNVQRVRSGVKASEARADEARANYQRTVLRALEDVDNALVGYNQQRERVQHLVEQADQSRHAASLARARYEAGAADYLELLDAERTQLAAEDQLAAAEAGVNLQAIALYKALGGGWQACGDVQCSAVAKAD
- a CDS encoding efflux RND transporter permease subunit encodes the protein MKLAQYFVDRPILAGVLSVLIVIAGAISLFQLPISEYPEVVPPTVVVRASYPGANPKVIAETVATPLETQINGVEGMLYTSSQATSDGAMTLTVTFALGTDLDNAQVQVQNRVAQALPRLPEEVQRLGVTTQKSSPDLTMVVHLISPDQRYDMLYLSNYARLHIKDQLARLDGVGDVQIFGAGEYSMRVWLDPDRMAQRGLTTGDIVHAIQEQNVDVAAGALNAPPDRGNAAFQLNINTRGRLVSADDFRNIVVRTAKDGAVTHLRDVARVELGSNNYALRSLLDNKPAVALPVFARPGSNAIQISNEVRTLMAGLKKDFPQGVDYRIVYDPTVFVRGSIEAVVHTLFEAIVLVVLVVILFLQTWRASVIPLVAVPVSLVGTFAVMHLAGFSLNALSLFGLVLAIGIVVDDAIVVVENVERHIEHGMAPREATKQAMKEVTGPIVATALVLCAVFVPAAFISGLTGEFYRQFALTIAISTVISAFNSLTLSPALSALLLQERGAPKDRLSRAIDRGFGWLFRPFNRFFVRSANGYVGGVKRVLGKGSIALVIYAGLVLLGLFGFAKVPTGFVPAQDKQYLVSFAQLPDAASLDRSEDVIRRMSAIALKQPGVENAVAFPGLSINGFTNSPNSGIVFVTLNPFDQRRDPSLSAGAIAGALNQKFAAIQDAYIAIFPPPPVQGLGTIGGFRLQVEDRGDLGYQELYKQTQNLIAASRKEPALAGLFSSYQVAVPQIDAEVDREKAKAEGVDLADVYQTMQAYLGSLYVNDFNRFGRTYQVNLSAEPRFRREPEDITQLKTRNAAGQMVPLGSFVRVSQTVGPDRVMHYNGFPTAEINGGPAPGYSSGQAQAAIEQLAHKTLPNGMTFEWTELTYQQILAGNTAVLVFPLCVLLVFLVLASLYESVTLPLAVILIVPMVLLSAIVGVWLSGGDNNIFTQIGLIVLVGLACKNAILIVEFAREAQILEGLDRVQAVLEAARLRLRPILMTSFAFIMGVVPLVLSHGAGAEMRHAMGVAVFSGMLGVTFFGLAFTPLFYVLIRGWSERAAERRAARKAARAAQLSAPALEEH
- a CDS encoding efflux RND transporter periplasmic adaptor subunit, whose translation is MQKRWIFIALAVALAAGSWAVLDHHGGSQAQAAPPPPAVTVARTLVRAVGDTAQFTGHLQAVDTVQVHPRVSGYIDSVLFKEGTLVHKGELLFRIDPRPYQAEVDRLRANLAQARAEAKLAEENAARGTRLVAQHAISREEADRLDTAAASARSQIAATAAALDAAQLNREFTEVRAPIDGRVGNAEITAGNLVTPADVLTSVVSVNPVYAYFDVDEHSYLELDHLRRDHRSPPQVAMALADESGFPHAGRLDFVDNQLDTASGTIRLRAVFDNTDGRYTPGLYVRLQLRTDSAKPRALIDDRAVGTDLGNKFVYVLGKDGTVSYRKVTTGPLVDGLRVIEHGLGADDVVVVNGLQHVRPGMPVNATRVSMESRSLDPDTQLASGGSNPSQGPALTRAQD
- a CDS encoding LysR family transcriptional regulator, which encodes MEDFSAISVFVRVVEANSFAAAAAQLGMTPSGVSRAVSRLEARLGARLLFRSTRSLRLTEDGAAFHARCREILADLSEATEALGEASREPAGKLRVGLSLGVGRAALIPRLAEFEKRYPDIRLELLMSDLPGDLNGEGIDCAIRVGQLEDSSHIAHKIGYLRNVVLASPDYLTRHGAPAGIEDLRHHRCINYVYPNGKPRQWQFDGPDGRVEVDIDAHLLINDGESVIQAVSEGLGITQAPHLLASCLLSKGMLELVMTDVRSTGKPVWIVYPQKRHLSARVRAFIGWVRELFDALNEPDVLKRPTMPAVPAPSVVAKAPARAQLPSGIQASSARPSAMR